GTGGGGTGCGGTGGCGATCAGCTGCTCCGGCAACCAGGGTTCCGGCTCGGGAATGCGCGCGGAAGGGCTCTCGGCGAGTCCGGAGAGGTCAGTAAGTTCGGTGAGTTCGGTGAGTTCGGCGAGGGCGGAGGCGGCCATCAGAGTCAGCAGCCGCGCCAGGATCGCGGCCGGCAGGGCGGGGTCGCGGGTCTCCAGCCACACGTAGCAGTCGTCGTGGCCCGAGAACCAGATCCGAGAGTCTTCGAAGTGACTCAACCGCACCCCGTCGACGTCGGTCGTTCCGAGCACCAGGGCGAGTTCGTCGAGCTGATCCGAGGTCACGTCGGCGGGTACGTCGATCAGGGTCAGCTCGTACGGCGACCAGCTGCCGTCCAGGAAACGGGGCAGCAGGCCGCGGTCCATCACCAGGAGCTCGTCCGCGAGTCCGTACGTGCCGGACGCCCAGGATCCGAGGGGGTGAACCGTGCACGGCACGCCGAGGTCGGCCGCGATCAGCGAGGGCGGCAGCGGCTGCCAGTCCTCGTCCATGTAGGAGTTGGTCTCCAGCGACAACACCGCGACCGCACTGGTCGCCACGGCCGCGAGCAGGTCGGCCAACTCGCCCGCCTGCGCCGCACCGGCGGTCACCTCCCACACCCCCTCGGCCTCGCGGAGGCTGAAGCTCAAGGGGAACAGCCGACCCTGGATCCCGACACTGTTCACGCTGAACGCGCCCTGCTGCCCGACCTCGATCATTGCCCCACCCCGAGAAACCGCCGGACGCCACCACGGAGCCCGCACCGGTCCATCATCGTCGGTCACGCGCTATCGATCGGGCCAGCCGGCCGGTCGGGATCACCCGCCGAGCGTGGTTGCGCCGAGACCTGACGGAAGGTGGCGCACTGCCACTGCCACGGCCTCCTGCGCTGTGGCGAACAGGCCGAGGTCCGGAGTGATGAAGCCTGTGCCCACCCCGTACGTGCCGTCGCTGTTCGCGCTCAGGCTCGGTCCGACGACGGTCAGGTCCGGGCGCGTGGTCGTCGAGAAGCGCAGCGCCCAGTGGCTCGTGAACGGGTAGAGGGCCCGTAGCGCAGGCTCGGCATGCGCTGCCTCGATCAGGCTTTGGTACCCCTCCTGCCAGACGTACTCCAGTTCGGCCGCCTCCCGCCGCATGCCCTGCCACTCCGACTCGACCAGTCGAGAGGGCTCGCGGTCAGGCACCTCGAACCGGCCGGTCAGGTGCACGAAGGGCGCCGCCCGGCGGACGTCCTCCAGAGCCAACCCGTCGCACCACGCGCGGACGGCCCGAGCGACCTCGGCCAGGTCTTCCGTCTCGCCGTCGATGAGGGCCATGTCCTGGGACGACTCCGCACCGCGGACCGACCACTGCCGTTGGTACGACCGGGCCCTGATCCGCAGCGGCTCCCGGTGCGGCAGGCGGCCGACGGCGGTCGCGTGGAGCAGCGGCTCGGCATCCGGGGACGTGACGGCGACGGCGTCCAAGCCGCCCTCCGCCGCGGCCCGTAGGGCTGAGGCGAGGCTGCCGCGTGCCGCGACGTCGGGGTACGGGGCTGCGGGATCAGGAGGGGTGGGCACGGTTCCTGATTGTGCCCGAGGCGCCGATGCCCCGAGCCGGCGGCGGGTACTGCTGGCTGCTTCGTGAGCGGGGTAACGGTCGGCCTTTCGGCACAACACGCGCCATACACGGGCAAGATGTTTCGGTGTGGCGCTTCACCTTCCGCCCTGAAGGTTAGTAAGGTACCCGCATGACCGCACCATACGATCCGGAAGTCAGGGAAAAGGTAGTCGTCAAGCTGCCCTCCTCCCTGCGGCAGGAACTCAAGGTCCGCGCAGCCCAGTTGGGTGTGGACATCCAGGACGCCGTCACCGAGGGCATTCACGCCTGGCGTGCCGACGCCTCCGCGGCGACTCCGGTGGACACCTCCGGCGCCTCCTCGTTCTCCACCTACCTCCCCACCGGGCTCTACGGGGACTTCAAGGAGGAGTGCCGGGTACGCGAAGTCCCGTACAACCAGGGCGTCGCCCAATCGATCCGGCTGTGGCTCGACACCCACCCCTCCCCCACCGGCCGGCGTCGGCCGTCCACCGAGGGCGCCCGCCGGATCGTGGTCTGCAACCAGAAGGGCGGCGTGGGCAAGAGCGCCATCAGCAACGGGCTCTCCCAGGCCCTCGCCGAGACCGGCGCCCGCGTCTGCGTCATCGACTTCGACCCGCAGGGCCACCTGACCCGGCACCTGGGCGCGGAGATGCTGGGCATCAAGGAGCCGAGCCTCGCCAAGCACATGCTCGGGGAGATCGAGGGCCGCGTCCGCGACCTCCTCGTACCCATCGAGCACGGGGTGTTCGCCGGCCGCCTCTTCCTGATGCCCTCCTGCAAGGACGCCTTCCTCCTCGACGCCCGGCTGGCCACGACCCGCCACGTCCGGACGAAGGAGACCGCCCTGGAGAAGGCCCTGGAGGAACTGGAGGAGGAGTTCGACTACATCGTCGTCGACTGCCCGCCCAGCCTCGGCTACACCATGGACACCGCGCTCTACTACGCGCGCACCCGCGAAGGCGAAGCGGAGAAGTCCTCCGGGATCATCGTCCCGGTCCAGGCCGAGGACACCTCCGCCGACGCCTACGACATGCTCAGCGAGCAGCTCGAGGACCTGATCGACGACCTCGACATCGAGATCGCCCAGCTCGGCTTCGTCGTCAACCTCTACGACAGCCGCAAGGGCTTCGT
This sequence is a window from Streptomyces sp. NBC_00454. Protein-coding genes within it:
- a CDS encoding DUF6193 family natural product biosynthesis protein, producing the protein MPTPPDPAAPYPDVAARGSLASALRAAAEGGLDAVAVTSPDAEPLLHATAVGRLPHREPLRIRARSYQRQWSVRGAESSQDMALIDGETEDLAEVARAVRAWCDGLALEDVRRAAPFVHLTGRFEVPDREPSRLVESEWQGMRREAAELEYVWQEGYQSLIEAAHAEPALRALYPFTSHWALRFSTTTRPDLTVVGPSLSANSDGTYGVGTGFITPDLGLFATAQEAVAVAVRHLPSGLGATTLGG
- a CDS encoding ParA family protein, producing MTAPYDPEVREKVVVKLPSSLRQELKVRAAQLGVDIQDAVTEGIHAWRADASAATPVDTSGASSFSTYLPTGLYGDFKEECRVREVPYNQGVAQSIRLWLDTHPSPTGRRRPSTEGARRIVVCNQKGGVGKSAISNGLSQALAETGARVCVIDFDPQGHLTRHLGAEMLGIKEPSLAKHMLGEIEGRVRDLLVPIEHGVFAGRLFLMPSCKDAFLLDARLATTRHVRTKETALEKALEELEEEFDYIVVDCPPSLGYTMDTALYYARTREGEAEKSSGIIVPVQAEDTSADAYDMLSEQLEDLIDDLDIEIAQLGFVVNLYDSRKGFVVTSSLNSWKEFGDPPVITVIGDLKEQREAVRVKLPLLHYAPDCEQSEAMREIARRIAA